One part of the Planctomycetaceae bacterium genome encodes these proteins:
- a CDS encoding protein kinase: protein MALCPDGSSWQRMLDGTATAQERSSFRSHLDECGDCRRRFETFADQETLDGHSQSGAERDHARSQTLMPASDTPVTQRGIAATSAREDRVSGVFGNYVLLNEIARGGMGVVYRARQTTLNRVVALKMISCGELASREEVERFLGEARAAANLQHPNIVAIHEIGEQDGRHYFSMDFVEGASLAERIQEAPLPAMTAARYMATVAEAMHFAHSKNIIHRDLKPSNILIDRSDQPRVTDFGLAKRLDTDSELTGVGVVIGSPSYMSPEQASGGQRKVSAASDIYSMGATLYALLTGRPPFRAESAVQTLIQVTHSECVPPRLLNPAIPRSLEVICLKCLEKDAERRYRTAGDLAEDLRRFLAHQPILARPASWFERAGKWCRRKPALAAVLAMLFLSVTLGAAGVVTQWRRAESALVEARQQRDRARESVVEAIRARNISETDLQHAMDAIDEYFVRISQNDLLNVAGMMPLRRELLTESTVLYEKLYSAHQEVHVANHLSHVYQYLANINTDLGLPEQALAANLRSLELRQVSAAALPDSHAQLSALAVSYRNTGQSLERMGRSEEAATMFQEGDLLAKRLLRDHPEVLKYHVYSVISDELTAGMFARQGDLTTAVLRCRSGIAQLEAFAEAHPDPAVFDHNLRHDYAIAHNIYVTLADLQIQVERTGCDRHAADGRGQLAAASVGQPRRVRSFAIDGGNAESNRPMVPGLRATQRSTRRSGIRAVADGRRGSRQPGRSRIRSRLGGHTSGTSVAGQLRRSVARTPLIGQPRRSAGDG, encoded by the coding sequence ATGGCGTTGTGTCCCGATGGAAGTTCCTGGCAGCGCATGCTGGACGGAACGGCGACCGCGCAGGAGCGGTCATCATTCCGGTCGCATCTGGACGAGTGCGGCGACTGTCGCCGGCGATTTGAAACATTCGCCGATCAGGAGACTCTTGACGGCCATTCGCAGTCAGGCGCCGAGCGCGATCATGCTCGTTCGCAAACGCTGATGCCTGCCAGTGACACACCGGTCACGCAGCGGGGCATCGCGGCAACTTCCGCGCGCGAAGACCGTGTTTCCGGAGTTTTCGGGAACTACGTTCTGCTGAACGAAATCGCTCGCGGCGGAATGGGTGTCGTCTATCGAGCGCGGCAGACGACTCTGAATCGCGTCGTCGCCCTGAAGATGATCAGTTGCGGCGAACTGGCGTCTCGTGAGGAAGTCGAACGATTTCTCGGAGAAGCTCGTGCGGCGGCGAATCTGCAGCACCCGAATATCGTTGCGATCCACGAGATCGGCGAACAGGACGGCCGGCACTATTTCTCGATGGACTTCGTCGAAGGTGCCAGTCTCGCGGAACGAATTCAGGAAGCTCCGCTGCCCGCTATGACGGCTGCACGCTACATGGCCACCGTCGCCGAGGCGATGCACTTCGCTCATTCGAAGAACATCATTCACCGCGATCTCAAGCCGTCGAACATTCTGATCGACCGGTCCGACCAGCCGCGAGTCACGGATTTCGGACTCGCAAAACGGCTGGATACGGATTCTGAACTGACCGGCGTCGGCGTGGTGATTGGCAGCCCGAGTTATATGTCTCCGGAGCAGGCGTCCGGTGGTCAGCGGAAAGTGTCGGCGGCCAGCGACATCTACTCGATGGGCGCGACGCTGTACGCATTGCTGACGGGCAGGCCTCCGTTCCGCGCGGAGTCCGCTGTCCAGACTCTGATTCAGGTCACGCATTCTGAGTGCGTTCCGCCGCGGCTGCTGAATCCGGCGATCCCGCGTTCTCTGGAAGTGATCTGCCTGAAGTGTCTGGAGAAGGATGCCGAACGACGCTATCGAACGGCCGGGGATCTGGCGGAGGACCTGCGACGGTTTCTGGCCCATCAGCCCATTCTGGCGCGGCCCGCGAGCTGGTTCGAGCGAGCGGGAAAGTGGTGCCGGCGCAAGCCTGCTCTGGCGGCCGTTCTGGCGATGCTGTTTCTTTCTGTGACGCTGGGCGCCGCCGGTGTCGTGACGCAATGGCGCCGCGCGGAGTCCGCGCTTGTCGAAGCCCGCCAGCAGCGCGACAGAGCGCGCGAAAGCGTTGTTGAAGCAATCCGCGCGCGGAATATCTCCGAAACGGATCTTCAGCACGCCATGGATGCGATCGATGAATACTTCGTTCGCATCAGTCAGAACGACCTTCTGAACGTTGCCGGCATGATGCCGCTGCGCAGGGAACTGCTGACCGAGTCCACGGTTCTGTACGAGAAACTCTATTCGGCGCACCAGGAGGTTCACGTCGCGAATCACCTGTCGCACGTGTACCAGTATCTGGCCAACATCAACACGGATCTGGGGCTTCCCGAACAGGCACTGGCGGCGAATCTGCGCAGTCTGGAACTTCGGCAGGTGTCCGCCGCCGCGCTGCCTGACAGTCACGCTCAGCTTTCGGCGCTTGCCGTCAGTTATCGCAACACGGGTCAGTCGCTGGAACGCATGGGTCGGTCGGAAGAAGCGGCGACGATGTTTCAGGAAGGAGATCTGCTGGCAAAGCGGCTGCTCAGAGATCATCCGGAGGTGCTGAAGTATCACGTCTATTCGGTTATCAGCGACGAACTCACGGCGGGCATGTTCGCGCGGCAGGGCGATCTGACGACGGCCGTACTGCGCTGCCGCTCCGGGATCGCGCAGCTTGAAGCCTTCGCGGAGGCTCATCCGGATCCGGCCGTCTTCGATCACAATCTGCGGCATGATTACGCGATCGCACACAACATCTACGTGACGCTGGCCGATCTGCAGATTCAAGTTGAACGAACCGGCTGCGATCGACACGCTGCTGATGGCCGCGGACAATTGGCGGCGGCTTCAGTCGGTCAACCCCGCAGAGTTCGATCTTTCGCAATCGATGGCGGAAACGCAGAATCGAATCGGCCGATGGTACCGGGTCTCCGGGCGACTCAGCGAAGCACGCGACGCTCTGGAATCCGCGCGGTCGCTGATGGAAGACGTGGCTCGCGACAACCCGGACGTTCCCGGATACGCAGCCGTCTTGGCGGCCACACAAGCGGAACTTCTGTTGCTGGACAGCTCAGAAGATCCGTCGCGCGAACCCCGCTGATTGGTCAACCGCGACGATCGGCGGGCGACGGCTGA
- a CDS encoding protein kinase translates to MAAYRYQPGDQPLDGYTIQYALGKGGFGEVYFAVSDSGREVALKAVQNFEDIELRGIGHCMNLKSPHLVMIFDIKRSADGIPWVIMEYVAGASLREILDESPDGLSVEQATFFFRELAKGISYLHEAGVVHRDLKPHNVFFEDGIVKIGDYSLSKVITASHRSGNTMTVGSVHYMAPEISLGRYDKTVDIYALGVMLYEMLTGRPPYVGESMGEVLMKHLSSDPDVSSLPEPFASAVRKAMQRDPAHRFQTAEEMVAAITTTDAANPVPADFNPATLSMIGEKARQTKSSRRRDNVPAVEDHSTAPTAVQETFSQPETNEPVAPSAVSMILQRCALHYRPPERLHQMPDSVTWQTRLLLAGMAAIALLFFGFRTVGIPFWPGDELLPLTQFTVAIYGLTAAAFAWWIPDRAEGWWPLASRLIWAAPAGVSILFAANATRIGPDVGAPLLFSLIVCAVVFDWRCFTAVHRESRIMLLPTVLVGVTAAFVHFLCDGYVSLTTLTSALAIAVALTVQLVAPVRRAAADAPALKRPAPMPRRAGEGRLRFDKTAIVLELLAGAAAMVIIGTIGSGYGDLIGFAVVAAVVGFVALRLRLARRDDMIAKIQDSYTDSVIPGQAEIQPRTLRSRLHENEGDLPKLDKLSVFLEAVIIGAIALLCLFVYWQDDDFIPGGIAAVVIAFLAFRLRVRRRRYLLRHADQPQNNSPIARTQSRLRFDTISILLELLTGACIVTVAGLIIEGDDDLFVLGAAAFVVGIVALRFRLSRRYEEYAVSAPATERDQKVQDADPVNREMQEIR, encoded by the coding sequence ATGGCAGCCTACCGCTATCAACCCGGCGACCAGCCTCTGGACGGTTACACGATTCAGTATGCGCTGGGGAAAGGCGGGTTCGGCGAAGTCTATTTCGCGGTCAGCGATTCCGGCCGCGAAGTGGCATTGAAGGCTGTGCAGAATTTCGAAGACATCGAACTGCGCGGCATCGGTCACTGCATGAATCTGAAGTCGCCTCACCTGGTGATGATCTTCGACATCAAACGCTCGGCCGACGGAATTCCCTGGGTCATCATGGAGTACGTCGCCGGTGCGTCGCTGCGGGAGATTCTGGACGAATCGCCTGACGGGCTGAGTGTCGAGCAGGCGACGTTCTTCTTTCGGGAACTGGCCAAAGGCATCAGCTATCTGCATGAAGCGGGAGTCGTTCATCGCGATCTGAAACCTCACAACGTGTTCTTCGAAGACGGCATCGTCAAAATCGGCGACTACAGCCTGAGCAAAGTCATCACCGCCAGCCATCGCAGCGGCAACACGATGACTGTTGGCAGCGTGCATTACATGGCACCGGAAATCAGCCTCGGCCGGTACGACAAGACGGTCGACATCTACGCTCTGGGTGTGATGCTGTACGAAATGCTGACCGGCCGGCCGCCCTACGTCGGGGAGAGCATGGGTGAAGTGCTGATGAAGCATCTCAGCAGCGATCCGGACGTCAGTTCGCTTCCGGAGCCGTTTGCGTCAGCGGTGCGGAAGGCGATGCAGCGCGACCCGGCACATCGTTTTCAGACCGCGGAAGAAATGGTCGCAGCAATCACGACCACAGACGCAGCGAATCCGGTTCCCGCAGACTTCAATCCCGCCACGCTGTCCATGATCGGTGAGAAGGCACGCCAGACGAAATCCAGCCGACGGCGGGACAACGTGCCGGCCGTGGAAGATCATTCGACCGCTCCAACGGCGGTCCAGGAAACTTTCAGCCAGCCGGAAACGAACGAACCGGTTGCTCCGTCCGCGGTGTCAATGATCCTGCAGCGGTGTGCTCTTCATTACCGGCCGCCGGAACGATTGCACCAGATGCCCGACTCGGTGACCTGGCAGACAAGATTGCTGCTGGCAGGTATGGCAGCGATCGCGCTGTTGTTCTTCGGTTTTCGAACGGTCGGTATCCCGTTCTGGCCGGGCGACGAATTGTTGCCTCTGACCCAGTTCACAGTCGCGATCTATGGTTTGACCGCCGCCGCTTTCGCGTGGTGGATTCCCGATCGCGCTGAAGGCTGGTGGCCACTGGCGTCGCGACTCATCTGGGCGGCACCAGCCGGCGTGTCAATTCTGTTCGCAGCCAACGCAACCAGGATCGGCCCCGATGTTGGCGCCCCGCTGCTGTTCAGCCTGATCGTCTGCGCGGTCGTCTTTGACTGGCGGTGCTTCACGGCGGTCCACCGAGAATCCCGCATCATGCTGCTGCCGACGGTACTGGTCGGCGTGACCGCAGCTTTCGTTCACTTCCTGTGTGACGGGTACGTAAGTCTGACGACGCTGACGTCAGCGCTGGCGATCGCCGTTGCATTGACTGTGCAGTTGGTGGCTCCCGTGAGACGCGCCGCCGCGGATGCTCCGGCGCTGAAGCGTCCGGCACCAATGCCGCGACGTGCAGGGGAAGGTAGGTTGCGGTTTGACAAGACGGCCATTGTGCTGGAGTTGCTCGCGGGGGCGGCCGCGATGGTCATCATCGGTACGATCGGTTCCGGCTACGGCGACCTGATTGGGTTCGCCGTTGTCGCAGCCGTCGTTGGCTTTGTGGCGTTGCGCCTTCGGCTGGCGCGGCGCGACGACATGATCGCGAAAATTCAGGACAGCTACACGGATTCCGTCATTCCCGGGCAGGCGGAAATCCAGCCGCGCACGCTGCGTTCTCGGCTGCACGAAAATGAAGGAGATCTGCCGAAACTCGACAAGCTTTCCGTGTTTCTGGAAGCAGTCATCATCGGCGCCATCGCTCTGCTGTGCCTCTTCGTGTACTGGCAGGACGACGACTTCATCCCCGGCGGAATTGCGGCTGTCGTGATCGCGTTTCTGGCGTTCCGTCTTCGTGTCAGGAGACGGCGGTACCTGCTGCGTCATGCCGATCAGCCGCAGAACAATTCGCCGATCGCTCGCACGCAAAGCCGTCTGAGGTTCGACACGATTTCCATCCTGCTGGAGCTTCTGACGGGTGCGTGTATCGTCACCGTCGCAGGCCTGATCATTGAAGGGGATGACGACCTGTTTGTCCTCGGTGCGGCGGCGTTCGTCGTCGGGATTGTGGCTCTGAGATTTCGGCTGTCGCGACGCTATGAAGAATACGCTGTGTCGGCTCCCGCGACGGAACGAGACCAGAAGGTCCAGGACGCCGATCCGGTCAATAGGGAAATGCAGGAGATTCGCTGA
- a CDS encoding sugar transferase: MTTRAFDIIVSAIALLLFAPVILLAGLCVRLSSKGPAFYEASRVGKDGHRFAMYKLRTMHCREVVGSSITAAHDPRVFFVGRVLRLLKIDELPQFWNILKGDMAIVGPRPEAVDIVEHYYNFEYQKTLQVRPGLTGPGSVYYYTHGEQILSDSNVDAEDLYVTRLLPEKMALELHHLQHRTALRDLLVILHTASVLLQKAVGRRHFPKPAILQAPLQIIEFPVVPPSTAEHSRAIRHTA, from the coding sequence ATGACAACACGCGCGTTTGACATCATTGTTTCAGCCATCGCGCTGTTGCTGTTCGCGCCCGTCATTCTGCTGGCTGGGCTGTGTGTTCGGCTGTCCAGCAAGGGGCCTGCGTTCTATGAGGCGTCCCGGGTTGGAAAGGATGGCCACCGGTTTGCCATGTACAAATTGCGAACGATGCACTGCCGCGAGGTCGTCGGCAGTTCCATCACGGCTGCTCACGATCCGCGAGTGTTCTTTGTCGGACGCGTGTTGCGACTGCTGAAAATCGACGAACTGCCGCAGTTTTGGAACATTCTGAAAGGCGACATGGCCATTGTCGGACCGCGACCGGAGGCCGTCGACATTGTCGAACACTACTACAACTTTGAATACCAAAAGACGCTGCAAGTGCGGCCCGGACTGACCGGCCCGGGAAGCGTCTACTATTACACTCACGGCGAACAGATCCTTTCGGACTCGAATGTCGACGCGGAAGACCTGTACGTCACGCGACTGTTGCCGGAAAAGATGGCTCTGGAACTGCATCATCTGCAGCACCGCACGGCATTAAGAGACCTGCTGGTCATCCTGCACACGGCCTCGGTTCTGCTGCAGAAGGCAGTTGGACGCCGCCATTTTCCGAAACCGGCGATCCTGCAGGCACCACTTCAGATCATCGAATTCCCGGTCGTGCCGCCTTCGACCGCCGAACACTCACGCGCCATTCGTCACACGGCATGA
- a CDS encoding 2-isopropylmalate synthase, translated as MSGDRIIIFDTTLRDGEQSPGCSMNTREKLEVARALVELGVDVIEAGFPIASPGDFEAVQQIAARFGDRTTICGLARCREDDIQRVKEALAGAQKRRIHVFLATSAIHREFKLKMDKAQIIERAVTSVKSAKEFCDDVEFSPEDAARTELDFLCEVVEKTIAAGATTVNIPDTVGYATPNHFFKVISHLKQNVPNIEQAVISTHCHNDLGLAVANSLAAVEAGARQIECTINGLGERAGNAALEEVVMALKTRRDFYGVTTGIRTEKLYPTSHLVSSITGMKVQRNKAIVGQNAFAHEAGIHQHGMLQERTTYEIMRPEDVGYVGQNLVLGKHSGRHAFRDRVVQLGFDLDDAAIQKAFDDFIALADKKKEVYDSDIVALVENRMVDAPERWKLVSFHTSAGTSAIPTATIELQCEDQPVLCDAATGDGPIDAVFRAMERIMELTARLEDFSVRSVSEGKDALGEVRVTINVNGRHYAGKGVSTDIIDAAANAYLQALNKADSDRVTAAQSSSREAAAAGNS; from the coding sequence ATGTCCGGCGACCGCATCATCATTTTTGACACGACACTGCGTGACGGCGAGCAGTCACCTGGCTGCAGCATGAACACGCGTGAAAAGCTGGAAGTTGCCAGGGCGCTTGTGGAACTGGGCGTCGACGTCATTGAAGCCGGTTTTCCGATCGCGTCTCCCGGCGACTTTGAAGCCGTCCAGCAGATCGCCGCCCGGTTTGGTGATCGCACCACAATCTGCGGGCTGGCTCGCTGCCGGGAAGACGACATTCAGCGCGTCAAGGAGGCTCTGGCCGGAGCACAAAAGCGACGGATTCACGTGTTTCTGGCCACCAGCGCGATTCATCGTGAATTCAAACTGAAGATGGACAAGGCTCAAATCATCGAACGCGCTGTTACTTCGGTGAAGTCGGCGAAGGAATTCTGCGACGACGTCGAGTTCTCGCCCGAAGACGCCGCTCGCACGGAGCTGGATTTTCTGTGCGAAGTCGTTGAAAAGACGATCGCCGCCGGAGCCACCACGGTGAACATTCCGGACACCGTCGGATACGCCACGCCGAATCACTTCTTCAAGGTCATTTCGCATCTGAAGCAGAATGTTCCCAACATCGAACAGGCCGTCATCAGCACTCATTGTCATAACGACCTGGGACTGGCCGTCGCCAACAGCCTGGCCGCTGTCGAAGCCGGCGCGCGGCAGATCGAATGCACGATCAACGGTCTGGGCGAACGAGCGGGCAATGCGGCTCTGGAAGAAGTTGTCATGGCGCTGAAGACGCGCCGTGATTTTTACGGAGTCACGACAGGCATCAGGACCGAAAAGCTGTATCCGACCAGCCATCTGGTTTCGTCGATTACCGGCATGAAAGTGCAGCGCAACAAGGCGATCGTCGGACAGAACGCGTTCGCTCACGAAGCGGGCATTCATCAGCACGGAATGCTGCAGGAACGGACGACCTACGAAATCATGCGTCCGGAAGATGTCGGCTACGTCGGACAGAATCTGGTGCTGGGCAAACACAGCGGACGTCACGCGTTTCGTGATCGTGTCGTTCAGTTGGGGTTCGATCTGGACGACGCGGCCATTCAGAAGGCGTTCGACGACTTCATCGCGCTGGCTGATAAGAAGAAGGAAGTTTACGACTCGGACATTGTCGCGCTGGTCGAGAACCGGATGGTGGACGCTCCGGAACGCTGGAAACTGGTCAGCTTTCACACGTCGGCCGGCACGTCGGCGATTCCCACCGCCACGATTGAGCTGCAGTGCGAAGATCAGCCCGTGCTGTGCGACGCGGCAACGGGAGACGGCCCGATCGACGCCGTGTTTCGCGCTATGGAACGCATCATGGAACTGACCGCGCGGCTGGAAGATTTCAGCGTTCGCAGTGTCTCGGAAGGCAAGGATGCCCTGGGCGAAGTTCGCGTTACGATCAACGTCAATGGTCGACACTACGCCGGCAAGGGTGTCAGCACGGACATCATCGACGCGGCGGCGAACGCCTACCTGCAGGCGCTGAACAAAGCGGACAGCGATCGAGTCACCGCGGCTCAGTCATCGTCCCGCGAAGCCGCGGCTGCCGGAAACTCGTAG
- a CDS encoding thioesterase family protein gives MATPTELSEFTTITTLPVQWGDMDAFGHVNNVVYFRWFESARIELLDHFNSDVTMETGGLGPILASIKCDYRRQLHFPDTIHVGSRVGRLGSTSAEIVHAVYSQKQSAIVAEGTSVIVIFDYAANRPVRIPEALRQRFQQTGE, from the coding sequence TTGGCAACTCCGACTGAGCTTTCCGAATTCACAACGATCACAACGCTGCCCGTGCAGTGGGGCGACATGGACGCCTTCGGGCACGTCAATAACGTCGTGTATTTTCGCTGGTTCGAATCGGCTCGCATCGAGCTGCTGGACCACTTCAATTCCGACGTCACGATGGAGACCGGAGGACTCGGGCCGATTCTGGCTTCGATCAAGTGCGACTATCGCCGACAGCTTCATTTTCCGGACACCATCCACGTCGGTTCCCGAGTCGGGCGACTCGGCAGCACCAGCGCGGAAATCGTGCACGCCGTCTATAGTCAGAAGCAGTCCGCGATCGTGGCGGAGGGGACGTCGGTGATTGTCATCTTTGACTATGCCGCGAATCGCCCGGTCAGGATTCCCGAAGCACTGCGACAGCGATTTCAGCAAACCGGCGAGTGA
- a CDS encoding carbon-nitrogen hydrolase, protein MPKSTIVRIGLIQMSCGSEPADNLDRSIAQIRSVAEQGAQVICLQEVFNTQYPCQSEDHGNFELAEPIPGPTTAAMSKIAAELGVVIVVPIFERRAHGLYHNSAVVIDADGSTAGLYRKMHIPDDPLYYEKFYFTPGDLGFLAFETKFARVGVCICWDQWYPEAARLTAMKGAELLFYPTAIGWIPGEREQYGESQYSAWQTIIRSHAIANGLFVGAPNRVGTEGQIQFWGGSFMADPYGKVVDQASHDQPQNLVTECDLSLINTARTHWPFFRDRRIDAFGDLQQRWLDGGS, encoded by the coding sequence ATGCCGAAATCCACGATCGTTCGAATCGGCCTGATCCAGATGTCCTGCGGCAGTGAACCCGCCGACAACCTGGATCGTTCGATCGCGCAGATTCGGTCCGTCGCGGAACAGGGTGCTCAGGTCATCTGCCTGCAGGAAGTCTTCAATACGCAGTATCCCTGCCAGTCAGAAGATCACGGCAACTTTGAACTCGCTGAACCCATTCCCGGTCCGACGACGGCGGCGATGTCAAAGATCGCTGCAGAACTGGGCGTTGTGATCGTAGTGCCGATCTTTGAACGCCGGGCTCACGGGCTGTACCACAATTCCGCCGTCGTGATCGACGCGGACGGCAGCACCGCGGGGCTGTATCGCAAGATGCACATTCCCGACGATCCGCTGTACTATGAAAAGTTTTATTTTACGCCTGGAGATCTGGGCTTCCTTGCGTTTGAAACGAAGTTCGCCAGAGTCGGCGTTTGCATCTGCTGGGACCAGTGGTATCCGGAGGCCGCTCGACTGACTGCGATGAAAGGTGCTGAATTGCTGTTCTATCCAACTGCCATCGGCTGGATTCCGGGAGAACGCGAGCAATACGGCGAGAGTCAGTATTCGGCATGGCAGACGATCATCCGAAGCCATGCGATCGCCAACGGCCTGTTCGTCGGAGCGCCCAATCGTGTCGGAACCGAAGGACAGATTCAGTTCTGGGGCGGATCATTTATGGCTGACCCGTACGGCAAGGTCGTCGATCAGGCGTCTCACGATCAGCCGCAGAATCTTGTCACGGAATGTGATTTGTCACTGATCAACACGGCTCGCACGCACTGGCCATTCTTCCGCGACCGACGTATCGATGCCTTCGGTGACCTGCAGCAGCGCTGGCTGGACGGCGGATCATGA
- a CDS encoding sigma-70 family RNA polymerase sigma factor — translation MELVRAGDHDGWNSLVARFEKRLMAFARQQVDQTATAEDLVQETFIAFLKAMDEFREQCELESFLFRILRRRIVDHYRRQGRNREVPVCAFQGTTADSGDPFQHAAAPDMHASWYARRDEALHRDFGVLAAAIRELAASLQRSEKFRDLKIAEGLFYAGCRNKELADVLRLTENEVAVTRHRLIERLARFVRDAGGSADDHFSDAATTGLLTSVWESQRPTCPKRTTLGKSILGILPPEWADFVRFHVETLGCTFCNANLSELRLNDEAADSSSMRERLFASTVGFLRMKSG, via the coding sequence TTGGAGCTCGTTCGAGCCGGCGATCACGACGGCTGGAATTCACTCGTTGCGCGCTTCGAAAAGCGACTGATGGCGTTCGCCCGGCAGCAGGTGGATCAGACTGCGACCGCTGAAGATCTGGTTCAGGAAACGTTCATCGCATTCCTGAAGGCGATGGATGAGTTCCGTGAACAATGCGAACTGGAGTCATTCCTGTTTCGAATTCTCCGGCGCCGAATTGTCGATCACTACCGGCGTCAGGGACGAAACCGGGAAGTGCCCGTGTGCGCTTTTCAGGGGACGACAGCGGATTCCGGCGACCCGTTTCAGCACGCGGCCGCTCCCGACATGCACGCAAGCTGGTACGCTCGCCGGGACGAAGCCCTGCACCGCGACTTTGGTGTCCTCGCGGCCGCGATCCGTGAACTCGCGGCCAGTCTGCAGCGATCGGAAAAATTCCGCGATCTCAAGATTGCTGAAGGACTGTTTTACGCCGGCTGCCGCAACAAGGAGCTGGCGGACGTCCTGAGGCTTACGGAAAACGAAGTCGCCGTCACAAGACACCGCCTGATCGAACGCCTGGCACGGTTCGTGCGCGATGCCGGAGGTTCCGCTGATGATCACTTCTCAGATGCTGCGACGACGGGCCTGCTGACGTCTGTCTGGGAATCGCAGCGACCCACCTGTCCGAAGCGCACGACACTTGGCAAATCGATTCTGGGAATTCTGCCGCCGGAGTGGGCTGACTTCGTGCGATTTCACGTCGAAACGCTGGGATGCACATTCTGCAACGCAAACCTGTCGGAACTCCGGCTGAACGATGAAGCCGCCGATTCGAGTTCAATGCGGGAAAGACTTTTCGCATCAACTGTCGGGTTCCTCCGAATGAAATCCGGCTGA